The following proteins are encoded in a genomic region of Amia ocellicauda isolate fAmiCal2 chromosome 6, fAmiCal2.hap1, whole genome shotgun sequence:
- the LOC136751557 gene encoding phospholipase B-like 1, with product MLCSGMARWFFVLFLFAVYVRVGRTYKLLKATVYWDPDHKAVNLKEGVMELGGDAYGYYNDSLLESGWGVLELRAGYGESPKSDSVNSFLSGYLEGYLTAPQMFSHYTNMYPNVIKDPKVLPLVQKFISEQDSWARGQVKQLQSDPLWRQAGLLLAQMDGLQAGAAHWAKKYKKEPLSVFAVQFINALGDLLDLIPALVPDPPSDPLTLLRYPGQPAMGHCSALIKVLPGFENLLMSHSSWYTYAATLRIYKHWDLRLTDPSIATGKLSFSSYPGSLVSMDDFYLLGSGLVMLQTTNSIFNRTLYQLVTPQSLLAWQRVRLAHALARDGQQWAEVFARYNSGTYNNQYMVVDLNRVFLGSRLEDGALIIVEQIPGLVEHSDQTQTLRRGYWPSYNVPFHERVYNASGYPAAQQRWGDQFSYELCARAKILRRDQGSVNDLPTLKHAMRYNDYKHDPYSEGNPCLSICCRNDLQSERPSPGGCYDTKVTDFFMAQRFVSEAINGPTMEGGLPPFSWDKFNRTVHQGLPRVYNFSFVSMQPVLFKP from the exons ATGTTGTGTTCGGGAATGGCGCGGTGGTTCTTCGTGTTGTTCCTCTTTGCCGTGTACGTGAGGGTCGGACGAACGTACA AGCTCCTGAAAGCCACAGTGTACTGGGACCCTGATCACAAGGCTGTGAATCTGAAGGAGGGGGTGATGGAGCTGGGGGGCGATGCCTATGGTTACTATAATGACAGCCTTTTGGAGAGTGGCTGGGGTGTCCTGGAGCTCCGGGCAGGGTATGGCGAATCCCCCAAGTCTGATTCAGTCAATTCCTTCCTGTCTGGATACCTGGAAGGCTACCTGACAGCTCC GCAGATGTTCAGCCACTACACCAACATGTACCCTAATGTGATCAAGGACCCCAAGGTGCTGCCCCTAGTTCAGAAGTTCATAAG tgagcAGGACAGCTGGGCACGGGGGCAGGTGAAGCAGCTACAGTCTGACCCGCTGTGGCGCCAGGCTGGGCTGCTCCTGGCCCAGATGGACGGGCTGCAGGCCGGCGCCGCCCACTGGGCCAAGAAGTACAAGAAGGAG cctctCTCAGTGTTTGCTGTGCAGTTTATCAATGCTTTGGGGGACTTGCTGGACTTGATCCCCGCCCTGGTACCTGACCCCCCCTCGGACCCCCTCACTCTTCTCAGATACCCCGGCCAGCCAGCAATGGGCCACTGCTCAGCCCTCATCAAG GTGTTGCCTGGCTTTGAGAACCTGCTGATGTCCCATTCCAGCTGGTACACCTACGCTGCCACCCTGCGCATCTACAAGCACTGGGACCTGCGGTTGACCGACCCCAGCATCGCCACGGGCAAGCTGTCCTTCAGCAGCTACCCTG GCTCCCTGGTGTCTATGGATGACTTCTACTTGCTGGGCAGTGGTCTGGTGATGCTCCAGACCACCAACAGCATCTTCAACCGCACACTGTACCAACTGGTGACCCCCCAAAGTCTGCTGGCCTGGCAGAGGGTGCGGCTGGCACATGCCCTGGCCCGGGACGGCCAGCAGTGGGCAGAGGTCTTTGCACGCTACAACTCTG GCACCtataataatcaatacatgGTGGTGGATCTGAACAGGGTGTTTCTGGGCAGCCGGCTGGAGGACGGCGCTCTGATTATCGTGGAGCAGATCCCTGGGCTTGTGGAGCACTCGGACCAGACTCAGACACTGAGGAGAG GGTATTGGCCCTCCTACAATGTGCCGTTCCACGAGCGGGTGTACAACGCCAGTGGGTACCCGGCAGCGCAGCAGCGCTGGGGGGACCAGTTCTCCTACGAGCTGTGTGCCCGTGCCAAGATCCTGCGCCGTGACCAGGGCTCCGTCAACGACCTGCCCACTCTCAAGCATGCCATGAGATACAACG ATTATAAACATGACCCCTACTCTGAAGGGAACCCCTGTCTTAGCATCTGCTGCCGGAATGACCTCCAATCAGAGCGCCCGTCTCCCGGCGGTTGCTATGACACCAAG gtgactgATTTCTTCATGGCCCAGCGCTTTGTGTCGGAGGCCATCAATGGGCCAACGATGGAGGGAGGGCTGCCCCCTTTCTCCTGGGACAAGTTCAACCGCACCGTGCACCAGGGCCTGCCCAGAGTCTACAATTTCAGCTTTGTGAGCATGCAGCCTGTCCTGTTCAAACCCTGA